From Amycolatopsis sp. WQ 127309:
GCGCAACCGCGTCAAGTCATTCATCAACATGGACGGCGCCGAGCACGCGGCCCAGCGCAAGCTGCTGACCGGCGACTTCCTGGTCAAGAAGATGGAGGCGCTGCGCCCGGCGATCCAGCGGATCGTCGACGACCTCATCGACGACCTCTTGGCAGGCCCGAGGCCGGTCGACCTCGTGCCGGCGTTCGCGCTGCCGCTGCCGTCGCTGGTGATCTGCGAGCTGCTCGGGGTGCCTTACGAGGAGCGCGAGTTCTTCCAGGACATCACGAAGGTGATGATCTCGATGGACGCGGCGCCCGAAGAGGCCGTGAAGGCCACCGACGAGCTGCTCGCCTACCTTTCCCGCTTGGTGGAAAAGAAAGCGGCGTCCCCGGGCGACGACGTCCTGAGCCGCCTGGCGGTCTCGCAGCTGGGCACGATGACCGCCGAGCAGATCGCCGGCATGGGCCAGCTGCTGCTGGTGGCGGGCCACGAGACGACGGCGAACATGATCGCGCTCGGCACGGTGGCGCTGCTGGAGAACCCGGCCCAGCTGGACCTGGTCCGGTCCGGCGACGCGGAACTGCTGCGCAGCGCGGTCGAAGAGTTGTTGCGGTACTTGAACATCACGCACTCGGGCCGCCGCCGCGTCGCCGTCGAAGACTTCGAGCTCGGTGGCCAGGTCATCCACGCCGGCGACGGCATCATCGGCGCCTCGGACATCGCGAACCGCGACGACTCGGTGTTCGAGACACCGGACGAGCTGGACGTCACGCGCGGCGCCCGCCACCACGTCGCCTTCGGCTACGGCGTGCACCAGTGCCTCGGCCAGACACTGGCCCGGGTCGAGCTGCAGGTGGTCTACGGCACGCTCTACCGCAGGATTCCCTCGCTGCGCCTGGCGGTTCCGGTCGAGGAGCTGGAGTTCAAGAACGACATGCTGGTCTACGGCGTCCACTCGTTGCCGGTCACGTGGTGAGGATTCTGGCGGATTCCCGCTCTGCCGGATTCCAGCGCTGCCGGATTCCGGTTCTGTCGGTGCTTACCGGTAGCCTGGAATTCGGGGGCTTCTCGTCGCTCCTGAGCTGATGATTCGCTTGCGCCGCAACGGAAAGCTCGCTGTGCGCGGCGCTCGCGAGGATCACCCGGTTTAGCGATGGTGTTCGCACACGTGTTCGGTAACGTGGGATTCGTGACGACAACGATTCTCCGCCGCGTGTTCCGGTTCCTGTGCCGCGCCCGGTCAGAGCGCGCTCCGACAGGCGTCAATGTCCTGCCGTGGCACCAGTTCCAGCTTGGCCCGCCGGTCGATCGCCTCCGTGGCAGCGCGGAGAC
This genomic window contains:
- a CDS encoding cytochrome P450 codes for the protein MTDGVPAFPMTRRCPFDPPAELGELQRDEPVSRVKLWNGSTPWLVTRFEDVRTILRDPRVSADSDRPGYPHQSAASAARRNRVKSFINMDGAEHAAQRKLLTGDFLVKKMEALRPAIQRIVDDLIDDLLAGPRPVDLVPAFALPLPSLVICELLGVPYEEREFFQDITKVMISMDAAPEEAVKATDELLAYLSRLVEKKAASPGDDVLSRLAVSQLGTMTAEQIAGMGQLLLVAGHETTANMIALGTVALLENPAQLDLVRSGDAELLRSAVEELLRYLNITHSGRRRVAVEDFELGGQVIHAGDGIIGASDIANRDDSVFETPDELDVTRGARHHVAFGYGVHQCLGQTLARVELQVVYGTLYRRIPSLRLAVPVEELEFKNDMLVYGVHSLPVTW